DNA from Drosophila gunungcola strain Sukarami chromosome 3L unlocalized genomic scaffold, Dgunungcola_SK_2 000014F, whole genome shotgun sequence:
TTTATTTTCAGTTGTTCTTTTCCTAACTTTTTCATGTCcagtgtattttatttgtattttgggTGATGGGTATTTGATAGTCAAGGAAAGCAGGACAACTGTGTGCACATACTTTATTGCATTCATTAGACAAAACGATGATCGCAGCTATGTTTCAGcagcaataataatattttatgtatcATAAATTGGAATATACAGCGAATactttcaataataattttcatattCAACTCAATGTGTGGTTAGGCGAGTGCGTAATTAAAACTACCTAGGTGCCCTTCTGCACCTGGATGGGATTCTGCTTGAGGTGCAGGTAGATGGATCGCATGCGGGAGACATCCTTGCCCGCCTTGTTCACCTTGGGGTTGAAGTCGCAGAGCTTGGCTATGCGCTCCCATTCGGTGCCCGGTTCGATGGAGCCATTCTCCAGGGTGGCGGCCTGCTTCTCGGCATTGCGTGACGCCAGCTTGGTCTTCGATATGGACTCGCCAATCTGACGCAGCCAGTCGTCCAGTTCCTTTTTGGACTGCTGCCGCAGCTCCTCCTTTTTCCGCTCCTCCTCGATATCCTTCTCTTCGAGTCGCTGTTTCTGCTCCTCCCGCCACTTGCGTATCTTTTCAGGCTCTTCCCGGGAAGGTGGTGGTCCCGATATGCCGACGGGTTCATTGGACTCGCCCCCGATCACCTCGAAGCTGCCCGTAGAGGATTCCaggccgccgccaccgcctgCTGAGAGAAGATCTCCTCCCAGGCCGTCGGAGGAGCCTCCTCCGCCCAGGAGCTCGCCCAAACCATCGTCTGTGGatagagcagcagcagctggagcgGATACTAAGGCGGATCCCCCCGTAATCTCCTCCTCCAGATCCCCGAGAGCCGACTGTTCGCGCGCCAGGAACTCGGCCGCCGGATCCACCTCCTCCTTGGCTGCGAAATCGTCTCCAAAGTCCATGGCGATGTGCTCTGGAAATGTTGTGATTGCTATTTAGTGGGCGTCTCACCCAGATTACACGTACGCAGAGGTGCAACCAGCTGCGGGCGGTTTTCCAAGTGATCCTGCGGCACCTGGTCACTACGCACCTCTCGTTTGATTCGGCTGGGCCTAAATGAAGATCGATGTGGGCGGATGACTAACCGGAAATTCGggcaaaactattttttcagttttctttTAGCAATGAATACGTAAAATGACTGTCATTAGTACGTGAACCAACAATAAAACAGCAAGTTATCGAACTGGTTCCGGTTGAACAGTGCTGGAAAATGTGTCACATATCGCAGGGTGATgaacttgtttattttatatacatataactTATTCAATATCCAATCagaattttattaacatataAACACAATTATACCTCATTGTTCAGTTGCTGACAATTTTACTCCTGGTTGAATTGAAACAAGCAGTTACGCTTATAAAGTGTTGACTAACGCCCGGAAAGAGCACAAAGGATAATGCTTTAATTCGTGTTTCATGGTAGAAAAATCTGTTAGGCTAGTAATAATTTCTAGTACGCAACAATAAAAGTTTGTATTGAcctaaataattatttccattttatttattaaaatatggcCCGAAACCCGTTACATTTTTATCAGTCGTATCGAATTCACCACTGGGGTTTAAATGGAACTCGAATCAATTCAATGAGTGTTGAAAAATGTGTCAATGGGGGTGGTTTGTTTTGCCAAacttttttgcttaattttaaagtatcATAAGTTAAACTTAAAGAGAATAATAGTTATCTtagaaataacattttattatctttttaaaatattgttcaaATTGCCAACtgggtttttaaaattaactagTTCCACTTTCCAGTGCTAGATAACGCGCGACTGGAGTGTGTACAGTTTGGAGCCGAGTAGCGACTAAATTGTTTATACTTAATCAAATGTGCCTTAATCAGTGGtcataaaatgttaataaacaGCATAGTTAACTATTAAATGGTAAACAACTGGCACATTAAGTGTTTCACCAATGAAATGGGTATTATACAACACTTGCGACTATGGCGCAGCACatgtgaatttaattattgtgaAACTCCTGTAAAAGACACATAGAAACATAACATATTCGCGATTGCACTCACCTGTTTGACGAAAAAAAACACGGTATcaactataattttttaaacagcAACGGAGACAAATTGCGACGACGGCAatacaaacaataaacactcgCCGCGCGAACTAGTGAACCAGTGAACTAGTTCACTTTGGCATCATTCACCTGAGCTAGTGGTTCGTTTTTCACTGGCAGCAAAGCGGCCATTTTGGAGATTGTTTCATCCACAAAAAAGTTATGCACcgaatctaaaaaaaaataacgttGCGCCCGGAATTGATTCATAAAATCCGCTCGTGCATTTGGAGCGTGTGTGCAGCCCGATGTGAAGATAATGCTGGATCCGATTCTATAACGCCTAAAAGTTAGTGACTATCTTTCCAACACGCACGCATGTACGCCCGTGTGTGTGagtatgtgtttgtgtgtgcatggatacatatatgtacaagCGTAAAATACGGAAAAAAATCCTATTCCTAGCAAGAAAAACATTcccaaaattgttaaaaaacgCTTCAAAATGTGATGGAACAGCCATTGTAAAGTTATAAGTGAGAATCCCATTATCAGATTACCAAAGGAGCTGGCGAAATGCGGGCTCTTTTTCCCGTCGAGCGCCAAGACACAAAATACAGACGCCAAATTTTTGAAGGGGGAACCAAGCGCATCGTGGCCAAAagggatacaaaaaaaaaaaagggggggaGACAATGAGTGCAAAAAAGTATGGAAACAAACACCCCAGTTCCGGTTTTTCCCTTTGCAAACTCGCAATTTAAGGCAAAAATGTTAGATTTTgataacaaaaacattagGATAAACAAATGTTATAATCGCCAATTTagttaaaaactaaaagcgtAAAAGCTTAATTTACTACTAaatctttgtttaaaaaattttatttaaatttaaattaaattttaaatttaaattattaaaaattgtttgaaaaaaggaaaaccaaaactatatttaatttaatcaatctcttaaatttatcataaaataataataaccacTGTTGGCGCCATTTATTTgagaaatataattaatatatagtATGCTAAAATGATAACCAAGTTCTTTAGGAGTTATTTCATAGAATCAGCTTTAgtttattaacaataaatactTGCTTAATAACAGTTcttataattcaaaataatatttagctttttagttataaattttttatagattCAATAGGGTTGAACATTGCTTTGTATTTGGGCGGCACAAAAAAGATAAACCCAAATTATCCGAAAAGTGGAATAAGTAGAAATAGTGGGATAAGTAGGACAGTCACTTCTTTTAGATCGCCACTTGATTAAACAATCCACTGacaagtttatatatatttcagttACCAGCCAGCAGCAGTAGAAGAGTCCAAGCTAACCATGGATCCGAATTCCAGTCCCTGGTCGTACGCCTACAACCGCATCGTGCCCGCCAGTGCCGGAAGCTCCGGCGGAACAGCGGAGGACTTCCAGCATCCGCACCTGGCCACCATCACGGCCGCCAGCATCGCCAGCTTCAATGCGGCGGCCGCCAGTGGTGGCAGCTTTGTGCCTCCGTCGCCGATTGGCAGCTACAATCCAGTATTCCAGCAGATCTACCACCACGCGGCGGCGGCCAGTGTACAGCCCAAGCCCGCCCACTATGCCTCCTCGGCGGTGAGCACGCCGCACCGccagctgcagctgcctaGCTCGCTGGACAAGCAGCTCAGCTCGTTCCAGAACCAGGCGGCTGTTTCGGCGGCTGCGGCCGCCGTAGTCAACAATGTGGCCTCGAATTACTACGGGGAGAACTCCTCGTCGAGTGGAGCCTCGCCGTCGCCCACAACGGTGGCGCtgacgtcgacgtcgctgaCCTGGAACACGCCGAACATGATATCGAACACCTTCCTGGCcatgcagcaacagcagcagcaggcgcagcagcaacaggcgcagcagcagcaacagcaggcccagcagcaacagcagcaggcacagcagcaacagctcaACCTGGTGGCCGACAAAGTGGTGAGTAGGCTTCTTTTGTTTCCGTTCGGCTTGCAGATGTCACTCCACTCTCAGTAAACCAGCTTCTGGGGAAGCACCCACACCCACCCACTCATTAAAACCCCCGCAGGTTCTGTCGCATTTATCGCATACTAACATAAACTCCCCCCAAAAACAACCCATTAAAGCTTAGACTAAGTCTAGCCCTCTCTCTATGTCGAATCAAACCCAAACCAAACActttccgattccgattcaaTCTATGTACGGTGCGCTGTAGCAGATTAAGCAggaaaagcaattaaaagcCTACAACGACTCGATTTACCTGAtccagctgcagcaacagcagcagcagcaacaacaggcggcggcgcagcagcaacagcagcagctccagcagcagctgcagcaggagATCGCCGAAGCGGACCCGGAGCCGGACACGTATTACACGATCGATGGCCGGAAGGTCAAGGTGACGCGCAAGGATGGCCAGCCGTTCCGGGCGACGATAGTCGAGCAGCAGGACGGCAGTCCGGTGCCGCTGGCAGTGCCAGTTCCGGCTGGCTCCTATCCGGCGCAATATGCCAGTCCGGCGCTGAGCTCCGCAGATGGGTCGCCCATCACGAATTTACATGCCGTGGACGTGGTCAGCACACCACAGGCCCAGGTGATCGTCTACAAGACGGCGTCCCCGGTGCATAGGCGGTCGGAGGCAGGCGCTGGCTCGTCTgctgctgccacgcccaccacgGTGGCCTACTCATCTGTGATACAAAGCAccctgcagcagcaacagcagcaccagcaacagcaacagaaccTCTGTTGGACGAAGCTGGAGGACGATGGAGCGGGGCAGGAGGACATCAAGAACgtgctgcagctgcaggtGAAGCAGGAGCAGCGGCAGCTGGACTTCGCCAACGAGGCATCCTCAGTGGACGCCGGCGGTGGTGGCGAAAATCTAGTGTTCAACCTGCCGCCCGGGCTGGAGATCAAGCAAACCTTCTATCCTGCGGGCGTGGTCGATGGggagcaactgcagctgcaggagcacaaccagaaccagaaccagtcCCAATCCCAGTCCTCCGGGCGGCGCCAGCACGTGGTGGCCAACATGATCATGTCGCCGGCGGCGGGCAACTTAGCGTCACAGATTCAAGTAGTGCCAAAGGTTTGTATgtcatttgttttatttccgttcctatttgtttaatttgttgtgttttggtttattggctttttgttttgttctctTGAATTCCCAGCCAAGGCAAATAAACTAGTTTTGATGATTTCTTATTgagtttataaactaaaaaatctATGTAGATATTTTTACTTCTATATGATAAACTAAACCTTCAGCGTATTTTATATAAGATAAGTTTGTTAACAAATTTACATAAACCGATTTTTTAACTAACTaacctttaaaattttggttttttttcgaattAGTAATATTTTCAGAACATATATTTGCCtgttatttattcaattaaaactgtttttattggAGATCCCCTCTATCTGTGTagtttatgttttaatat
Protein-coding regions in this window:
- the LOC128260162 gene encoding clathrin light chain → MDFGDDFAAKEEVDPAAEFLAREQSALGDLEEEITGGSALVSAPAAAALSTDDGLGELLGGGGSSDGLGGDLLSAGGGGGLESSTGSFEVIGGESNEPVGISGPPPSREEPEKIRKWREEQKQRLEEKDIEEERKKEELRQQSKKELDDWLRQIGESISKTKLASRNAEKQAATLENGSIEPGTEWERIAKLCDFNPKVNKAGKDVSRMRSIYLHLKQNPIQVQKGT